ATGCGCTCGCCTCCGTCGAGCCGAGTGTCGACGCAAGGCCCGATCCGGACGATTTGTATCTGCTCTACACGGGCGGAACCACCGGATCACCGAAGGGCGTCCTGTGGAGACAGGCCGACGCGGCGGTAACCGCGCTAGGACTGGTCAACGGCAGCGAGGCTCGCGAGTGGGAGTCGTTGCAGGAGTTCATCGCATCCCGGCGGCGAACTGTCCCGGCCAAGTTCCTCACCTGTGCCCCCCTGATCCACGGAGCAGCTCAGTGGGGCGTGCTGCGGGCGCTCTGCGAAGCCGACACCGTCGTGTTTCCCGCCGATACGCGTGTCTTTGATGCCGCCCAGGTCTGCGACGCGCTCCTTAGCGAGTCGGTGAGCAGACTCTCGATCGTCGGGGATCCGTTCGCGCGCAAACTCATCGAAGAACTCGATCGGCGGCCGCGAGATCTCGCCTCGCTGCGCTTGCTGATCAGCGGTGGGGCACCGCTGCAGCCCGAATACAAGAAGCGGCTGTTGACGTTGGTGCCCGGACTTTCGATTCTCGAGGCCATCGGCGCATCGGAAACCGGTGTGCAAGGTCGAGCAGCGGCAGCCGACGCAGTTGGCGCCGACAAGCGGACATTTCGGCGGGAAAGCGCGACGGTCGTGGTTTCCGAAGACCGCTCGCGCTTCCTGTCCGCTGGGCACCCTGGAATTGGGTGGTTGGCATCTCGCGGACGTGTGCCGCTCGGATACCTCGGCGATGAACACAAGACCCGCGACGCCTTCCCCATCGTCGACGGAGAACGTGTGAGTCTGCCCGGTGATCGCGCCCGGCTGCTGACTAACGACACGGTCGAGCTGCTCGGCCGCGACTCGACGACGATCAACAGCGGGGGCGAGAAGATCTTCGCCGAGGAGGTAGAAGCTGCGGTGAAGATGCACCCCGACGTTGCGGATGCGGTGGTGTGCGGTCGCCCTAGCGCGCAATGGGGATCGGAGGTCG
The nucleotide sequence above comes from Mycobacterium vicinigordonae. Encoded proteins:
- a CDS encoding AMP-binding protein — protein: MGTEFNFGTLLEAVADAFPDRLAVVQHGQGRLSYRDFVDRSRRLGRLLADHGMGCFSERSVLAGHQAGQDRMAQYLHNGPEYLEGLIGSYLARAAPFNVNYRYGAEELRYLLADAQPRAIQFHGAFAPVLAEALATVAQRDLLMLQVDDGSGHALLPGALDYEDALASVEPSVDARPDPDDLYLLYTGGTTGSPKGVLWRQADAAVTALGLVNGSEAREWESLQEFIASRRRTVPAKFLTCAPLIHGAAQWGVLRALCEADTVVFPADTRVFDAAQVCDALLSESVSRLSIVGDPFARKLIEELDRRPRDLASLRLLISGGAPLQPEYKKRLLTLVPGLSILEAIGASETGVQGRAAAADAVGADKRTFRRESATVVVSEDRSRFLSAGHPGIGWLASRGRVPLGYLGDEHKTRDAFPIVDGERVSLPGDRARLLTNDTVELLGRDSTTINSGGEKIFAEEVEAAVKMHPDVADAVVCGRPSAQWGSEVVAILAWLPDVSGDTRSVLATCARQLARYKLPKAFIVVDQVERSPSGKPDYRWALDQAVKRSPIADQ